The stretch of DNA ggttgtgtgcgtagtccctaggatatgatttactacttctctgctaagtatttccccgctcataagaaacaagctgccttaagggaaatatataattttgtgcaaattgaagaagagagtctcccNNNNNNNNNNNNNNNNNNNNNNNNNNNNNNNNNNNNNNNNNNNNNNNNNNNNNNNNNNNNNNNNNNNNNNNNNNNNNNNNNNNNNNNNNGNNNNNNNNNNNNNNNNNNNNNNNNNNNNNNNNNNNNNNNNNNNNNNNNNNNNNNNNNNNNNNNNNNNNNNNNNNNNNNNNNNNNNNNNNNNNNNNNNNNNNNNNNNNNNNNNNNNNNNNNNNNNNNNNNNNNNNNNNNNNNNNNNNNNNNNNNNNNNNNNNNNNNNNNNNNNNNNNNNNNNNNNNNNNNNNNNNNNNNNNNNNNNNNNNNNNNNNNNNNNNNNNNNNNNNNNNNNNNNNNNNNNNNNNNNNNNNNNNNNNNNNNNNNNNNNNNNNNNNNNNNNNNNNNNNNNNNNNNNNNNNNNNNNNNNNNNNNNNNNNNNNNNNNNNNNNNNNNNNNNNNNNNNNNNNNNNNNNNNNNNNNNNNNNNNNNNNNNNNNNNNNNNNNNNNNNNNNNNNNNNNNNNNNNNNNNNNNNNNNNNNNNNNNNNNNNNNNNNNNNNNNNNNNNNNNNNNNNNNNNNNNNNNNNNNNNNNNNNNNNNNNNNNNNNNNNNNNNNNNNNNNNNNNNNNNNNNNNNNNNNNNNNNNNNNNNNNNNNNNNNNNNNNNNNNNNNNNNNNNNNNNNNNNNNNNNNNNNNNNNNNNNNNNNNNNNNNNNNNNNNNNNNNNNNNNNNNNNNNNNNNNNNNNNNNNNNNNNNNNNNNNNNNNNNNNNNNNNNNNNNNNNNNNNNNNNNNNNNNNNNNNNNNNNNNNNNNNNNNNNNNNNNNNNNNNNNNNNNNNNNNNNNNNNNNNNNNNNNNNNNNNNNNNNNNNNNNNNNNNNNNNNNNNNNNNNNNNNNNNNNNNNNNNNNNNNNNNNNNNNNNNNNNNNNNNNNNNNNNNNNNNNNNNNNNNNNNNNNNNNNNNNNNNNNNNNNNNNNNNNNNNNNNNNNNNNNNNNNNNNNNNNNNNNNNNNNNNNNNNNNNNNNNNNNNNNNNNNNNNNNNNNNNNNNNNNNNNNNNNNNNNNNNNNNNNNNNNNNNNNNNNNNNNNNNNNNNNNNNNNNNNNNNNNNNNNNNNNNNNNNNNNNNNNNNNNNNNNNNNNNNNNNNNNNNNNNNNNNNNNNNNNNNNNNNNNNNNNNNNNNNNNNNNNNNNNNNNNNNNNNNNNNNcatacgaactacacgatctttgtgctaggcttaggattgggtcttgtccatcacatcattctcctaatgatgtgatcccattatcaacgacatccaatgtccatggtcaggaaaccgtaaccatctattgatcaacgagctagtcaactagaggcttactagggacatggtgttgtctatgtgtccacacatgtatctgagtttcctatcaatacaattctagcatggataataaacgattatcatgaacaatgaaatatatacaataataactaatttattattgcctctagggcatatttccaacagtctcccacttgcactagagtcaataatctagttcacatcgccatgtgattaacactcacaggtcacatcgtcatgtgaccaacatccaagagtctactagacttaatgatctagttcacatcactatgtgataagcactcaaagagttctgggtttgatcatgttatgcttgtgagagaggttgtagtcaacgggtcttgccatattcagatccctatgtatttcgcaaaactttatgtcatatcgtagatgctgctaccacgttccccttggagctattccaaattgttgctccattatacgtatccggtatctctactcagagctatccagataggtgttaagcttgcatcgaggtagctctttatgtcgaactctttatcacctccataaccgagaaacatttccttattcctctaaggataattttgactgctatctggtgatatactcctagatcacctttgtaccctcttgccaaacatgtggcaaggcacacatcaggtgcggtacttcagcatggcataccgtatagagcctatgacaaaagcataggggacgaccttcgtccttcctctttcttctgccgtggtcaagctttgagtcttactcaacatcacaccttacaactcaggcaagaaccctttctttgaccgatctattttgaactccttcaaaaacatgtcaaggtgtgcgttttttgaaagtatcatcaggcgtcttgatctatttctatagatcttgatgcccaatatgtaagcagctttatgcaggtctttctttgaaaaaatagtcttcaaacaaccatttatgcttttcagaaattctacattatttcggatcaacaatatgtcatccacatatacttatcagaaatgttgtagtgctctcactcactttcttgtaaatacaagtttctagcaaacattgtataaacctaaaagctttgatcactccatcaaaacatatattccgagaGGTGGTAAGATAATATGTTACGGTAACATAGCGTTTTCtaagacaagatgagtctacaagaTAATAAATGAAGACATCTAagatactactccctccgttccaaaatatagtgcgcccgcgcttcccgaggttcaactttgaccataaatttatcaacgagaccaactgcggcgggagaaaaaattatataattaaaaatttctttcgaatacgaattcactgatataatttttgcttcCGCCGCAATCAgtcttggtagttaaatttacggtcaaagttgaagcacgtgaatagaggaagcactacattatgaaatggaggaagtactattatgttactttgcattatgaagATAGTAACTTAGGCTAGTATCATATGCATAACACTAGTCTaattactccccactatgaccagccttagcATCATATGATCATTGGATCGGAATATCATGATCCACGAGGCACGAGTTCCGCTACATATTAATATAACCTGCTCGCATTCCTTGAGCACATAAACTATTCTTGACGTGATACCCAGTCAGCGTCAAACACAGAGGCCAGATGTGAGATGCCGTCGTGTTCCGTGAGCTGGAAAAAATAAGTGTGAATGAAATATTTTGAATCTGCCTTTCTCCCTTTATAAAGCAAAGCCGTGAGAGCACACAATTACACCACAACACACACATACAGGGAAACAAACAGAGCTCCTGCATCTCCAAAGCAGCGGAAGGATAGGATAATGGCCGGCGAGAAGACGACGGGGCTGGTGCTGCTGGACTTCTGGGTGAGCCCGTTCGCGCAGCGCTGCCGCATTGCGCTGGCCGAGAAGGGCCTGGCCTGCGAGTCCCTCGAGCAGGAGCTGCTGGGCGCCAAGAGCGACCTCCTCCTCGGCTCCAACCCCGTCCACAAGAAGGTCCCCGTGCTCCTCCACGACGGCCGCGCCGTCTGCGAGTCCCTCGTCatcctcgagtacatcgaggaCGCCTTCGCGGCCGCCGCCCCGCGGCTCCTCCCCGCCGACCCGCACGCGCGCGCGCAGGCGCGCTTCTGGGCCGACTACGTTGACAAGCGGGTGTACAGCTGCGGGACGCGGCTgtggaagctcaagggggaggggcgcgcggcggCGCGGGTCGAGATGCTGGAGACGCTCCGGACGCTGGACGCCGAGCTCGGGGGCAGGGCGTTCTTCGGCGGTGAGGCGCTCGGGTTCGTGGACGTCGCGCTCATACCGCTCACGTCGTGGTTCTACAGCTACGAGAAGCACGGCGGGTTCAGCGTCGAGGAAGAGTGCCCGGGGCTGGCGGAGTGGGCGCGGCGGTGCGGGGAGAGGGAGAGCGTCGCCAAGGTCCTGACGCCGCCGGAGGAGGTGCACGACTTCATCTGCCTGCTCAAGAAGCACTACGGCGTCGAGTAAAGCCGATCGACCAGCCGGCTGGTGGATGCGTGGCGAACTGTTTGCTTTCATGGAGTTTGGCTCGAGTCTGCTCTTGTTTGTGTTTAATTTGAGTCTTTAATGCCATTTGTCTCGTGTTCTACTTTCAAGATGTTGTCCAATGTATTTGCCTATTTGCGACCCCATATATGTGAGGTACTTCAATATATTTTGCTCAAGAAACTTGTGCGCATTTTGCACCTAGTGTCCCACGACGATTCCTATTTGGCGAATGGGTCGATAGATAGCGACCCAGCGCATCCTCTCGCCATGCGCCACATCCTCGGTATGAGCCGCTCATACTGTTttctttcatttttcttttattttttgcctggtttttctttctttttcgtcattttttattcttttcttttcttttccttaTATCCTTTCTTCCTTATAAAAAATTagtgaacatttatttaaaattttgaacattttcaaaCCAGTGATTTTTTTGGATTCATGAACATTcgtgaacaatttttgaattaACGAACATATTTTTCCAAGTATATGATATTTTCTTAATTTGCGGACATTTTTTAATTCACATTTTTTTGAGTTCATGATCATTTTTTAGAATTCAATAATACTTTTTgaaattttggattttttttaCAAAGCCGCGAACATTATTTTAAAGTCGTGTACATTTTTTGAACTCACGAACATTTTTggaaattcatgaatatttttcgAAATCATGAACATTTACTGGAATCTTGTACATTTTTTAGATACGCAATCTAAATCTTTTTTTTAAATGCAATTATTTAATACACAAACATTTAATACCTTTTCAAACATTTTTTAATATCAGAAATATTTTACGAAttcatgaacaatttttaaaatttATTAATATTTTTTGGATGCACAATTTTTTCATGATTCACAATTCATTTTGAACTTTGAAACTTTTTAAAGTCCTGAATTATTTTAAAGAAGGAAAAATGAAAacataaaaagaaaaaaagaaaaagcaaagggcaaaaaataaaatgaaaacaAAAGCACATGGGATTGGCCCAAAAGCGCACTAGGGCGCGAGGACTGCGTGTTTGCTCATCACCCAGCAGCGCGCCAAATAGAAGCTCCGCGTCCCGCGCACGAGCAAGTTATTGTGAGGCTGTTTTTAATGTTGTATAAACATGCCATCTATCTAGATGGGCTTGGTCGTTCATCCTAAGCCCATGTAACTAACGCACATGATCAATCTATCGACATATTCTACTTAAAAGAAAAAGAATCTACCCAGCTTATCGCAATAGGTGGATGAGGGTTCGTCTTCCCTGCCACTTTGTCTTCCGCTGCACGCCGCCACGCCCACCCCATGAAACAGCAGCCATAACTCCACATTAAACGGCATCATTCACCTCATCTCATTACCTCCACTACACTACAAACAACGAAGAAAGTGCTAGATTTTGTCCAGTCATCGCATCACATCTCATATTTACAACAATTCTTAACTACAGCCATCAGGATCAAGCTCTGAACCACACGACCCGTCATCACAGCAAGATTGGGCTCCATGTTGCGCCACCATGCCATGCTAGATGGAACCGACACACGATTGCAACGGTTGTCGGTGCCCCGCATCGGCTTCGCTCGGCAAATCGTCAGCAAGGCCTTCACCTCGTCGAGGCTGCCATCGACACTCCACGTCACCCCACCGTGGCACCACAAGGAACCTTGTCGTTGTCCGTCATACAACCCCTCAGACCCTCCTTCCTTTCTTCCTGCCTAGGGCGCGGCGAGGC from Triticum urartu cultivar G1812 chromosome 3, Tu2.1, whole genome shotgun sequence encodes:
- the LOC125545430 gene encoding probable glutathione S-transferase GSTU1, translated to MAGEKTTGLVLLDFWVSPFAQRCRIALAEKGLACESLEQELLGAKSDLLLGSNPVHKKVPVLLHDGRAVCESLVILEYIEDAFAAAAPRLLPADPHARAQARFWADYVDKRVYSCGTRLWKLKGEGRAAARVEMLETLRTLDAELGGRAFFGGEALGFVDVALIPLTSWFYSYEKHGGFSVEEECPGLAEWARRCGERESVAKVLTPPEEVHDFICLLKKHYGVE